A window of Equus caballus isolate H_3958 breed thoroughbred chromosome 10, TB-T2T, whole genome shotgun sequence contains these coding sequences:
- the ZNF581 gene encoding zinc finger protein 581 → MLVLPSPCPHPLALLSAEAMEAPPPRTGRSPEPGPSSSTGSPQTSSPPRPNHYLLIDTQGVPYTVLVDEDEAHREPGANGASAQKKCYSCPVCSRVFEYMSYLQRHSITHSEVKPFECDTCGKAFKRASHLARHHSIHRAGGGRPHGCQLCPRRFREAGELAQHSRVHSGERPFQCPHCPRRFMEQNTLQKHTRWKHP, encoded by the coding sequence ATGCTGGTGCTGccgtccccctgcccccaccccctggcGCTTCTCTCCGCCGAGGCCATGGAGGCCCCTCCCCCTCGGACGGGCCGGTCCCCAGAACCCGGACCCTCCTCCTCCACAGGCTCTCCCCAGACTTCGTCCCCTCCGAGGCCCAACCACTACCTGCTCATTGACACCCAAGGCGTTCCCTACACCGTGCTGGTGGACGAAGACGAGGCTCACCGGGAGCCAGGGGCCAACGGGGCTTCGGCTCAGAAAAAGTGCTACAGCTGCCCCGTGTGCTCCCGGGTCTTTGAGTACATGTCTTACCTTCAGCGACACAGCATCACCCACTCGGAGGTGAAACCCTTCGAGTGTGACACCTGCGGGAAGGCGTTCAAACGGGCCAGCCACCTGGCGCGGCACCACTCCATTCACCGGGCCGGTGGCGGGCGGCCCCACGGCTGCCAGCTCTGCCCGCGCCGCTTCCGCGAGGCGGGCGAGCTGGCCCAGCACAGCCGGGTCCACTCCGGGGAGCGCCCGTTTCAGTGCCCGCACTGCCCGCGCCGGTTTATGGAGCAGAACACGCTGCAGAAGCACACTCGATGGAAGCATCCGTGA
- the CCDC106 gene encoding coiled-coil domain-containing protein 106 isoform X3 — protein sequence MNDRNGRRRTLKKDNEAFEISIPFDETPHLDPQIFYSLSPSRGNFEEPPEAASPPVALMNGVRAQLHMALERNSWLQKRIEDLEEERDFLRCQLDKFISSARMDAAEHLKKAVTWRGRGRSRREVLAGGASGSPRPGRGSGKLKSMSRAFEHHRVDRNTVALTTPIAELLIVAPEKLAEVGEFDPSKERLLEYSRRCFLALDDETLKKVQALKKSKLLLPITYRFKR from the exons ATGAATGACCGAAACGGCCGGAGGAGGACAC TGAAGAAGGACAATGAGGCCTTCGAGATCTCCATCCCCTTCGACGAGACACCCCACCTAGACCCACAGATCTTTTACAGTCTGAGTCCTTCTCGGGGAAACTTCGAGG AGCCCCCGGAGGCCGCATCCCCACCAGTGGCCCTGATGAACGGCGTCAGGGCCCAGCTGCACATGGCCCTGGAGAGGAACTCGTGGCTGCAGAAGCGCATCGAggacctggaggaggagagggactTCTTGCGGTGTCAGCTGGACaagttcatctcctctgcccgcATGGATGCAG CGGAGCATCTGAAGAAGGCAGTAACgtggagaggaagaggcagaagcagAAGGGAGGTGCTGGCCGGAGGCGCTTCGGGAAGCCCAAGGCCCGGGAGAGGCAGCGGG AAGCTGAAGAGCATGTCTCGGGCCTTTGAGCACCACCGCGTGGACCGCAACACAGTGGCGCTGACCACACCCATCGCCGAGCTGCTTATCGTGGCCCCAGAAAAGCTGGCGGAGGTGGGCGAGTTCGACCCCTCCAAGGAGCGTCTGCTCGAGTACTCGCGCCGCTGCTTCCTAGCCCTGGACGACGAGACCCTCAAGAAGGTGCAGGCCCTCAAGAAGAGCAAGCTGCTGCTTCCCATCACCTACCGCTTCAAGCGGTGA
- the CCDC106 gene encoding coiled-coil domain-containing protein 106 isoform X2: MNDRNGRRRTLKKDNEAFEISIPFDETPHLDPQIFYSLSPSRGNFEAPGGRIPTSGPDERRQGPAAHGPGEELVAAEAHRGPGGGEGLLAVSAGQVHLLCPHGCSGASEEGSNVERKRQKQKGGAGRRRFGKPKARERQRVKDADGVLCRYKKILGTFQKLKSMSRAFEHHRVDRNTVALTTPIAELLIVAPEKLAEVGEFDPSKERLLEYSRRCFLALDDETLKKVQALKKSKLLLPITYRFKR, translated from the exons ATGAATGACCGAAACGGCCGGAGGAGGACAC TGAAGAAGGACAATGAGGCCTTCGAGATCTCCATCCCCTTCGACGAGACACCCCACCTAGACCCACAGATCTTTTACAGTCTGAGTCCTTCTCGGGGAAACTTCGAGG CCCCCGGAGGCCGCATCCCCACCAGTGGCCCTGATGAACGGCGTCAGGGCCCAGCTGCACATGGCCCTGGAGAGGAACTCGTGGCTGCAGAAGCGCATCGAggacctggaggaggagagggactTCTTGCGGTGTCAGCTGGACaagttcatctcctctgcccgcATGGATGCAG CGGAGCATCTGAAGAAGGCAGTAACgtggagaggaagaggcagaagcagAAGGGAGGTGCTGGCCGGAGGCGCTTCGGGAAGCCCAAGGCCCGGGAGAGGCAGCGGG TGAAGGACGCAGATGGTGTCCTCTGCCGTTATAAGAAGATCCTGGGCACCTTCCAGAAGCTGAAGAGCATGTCTCGGGCCTTTGAGCACCACCGCGTGGACCGCAACACAGTGGCGCTGACCACACCCATCGCCGAGCTGCTTATCGTGGCCCCAGAAAAGCTGGCGGAGGTGGGCGAGTTCGACCCCTCCAAGGAGCGTCTGCTCGAGTACTCGCGCCGCTGCTTCCTAGCCCTGGACGACGAGACCCTCAAGAAGGTGCAGGCCCTCAAGAAGAGCAAGCTGCTGCTTCCCATCACCTACCGCTTCAAGCGGTGA
- the U2AF2 gene encoding splicing factor U2AF 65 kDa subunit isoform X1 yields MSDFDEFERQLNENKQERDKENRHRKRSHSRSRSRDRKRRSRSRDRRNRDQRSASRDRRRRSKPLTRGAKEEHGGLIRSPRHEKKKKVRKYWDVPPPGFEHITPMQYKAMQAAGQIPATALLPTMTPDGLAVTPTPVPVVGSQMTRQARRLYVGNIPFGITEEAMMDFFNAQMRLGGLTQAPGNPVLAVQINQDKNFAFLEFRSVDETTQAMAFDGIIFQGQSLKIRRPHDYQPLPGMSENPSVYVPGVVSTVVPDSAHKLFIGGLPNYLNDDQVKELLTSFGPLKAFNLVKDSATGLSKGYAFCEYVDINVTDQAIAGLNGMQLGDKKLLVQRASVGAKNATLVSPPSTINQTPVTLQVPGLMSSQVQMGGHPTEVLCLMNMVLPEELLDDEEYEEIVEDVRDECSKYGLVKSIEIPRPVDGVEVPGCGKIFVEFTSVFDCQKAMQGLTGRKFANRVVVTKYCDPDSYHRRDFW; encoded by the exons ATGTCGGACTTCGACGAGTTCGAGCGGCAGCTCAACGAGAATAAGCAAG AGCGGGACAAGGAGAACCGGCACCGAAAGCGCAGCCACAGCCGCTCTCGAAGCCGAGACCGCAAGCGTCGGAGCCGGAGCCGGGACCGGCGAAACCGGGACCAGAGGAGCGCCTCTCGAGATAGGCGGCGAAGAAG CAAACCTTTGACCAGAGGCGCTAAAGAGGAGCACGGTGGACTGAT tcgTTCCCCTCGccatgagaagaagaagaaggtccGCAAATACTGGGATGTGCCCCCGCCCGGCTTCGAGCACATCACGCCCATGCAGTATAAGGCCATGCAAG CTGCGGGTCAGATTCCAGCCACCGCCCTTCTCCCCACCATGACCCCTGACGGTCTGGCTGTGACCCCGACACCGGTACCTGTGGTCGGGAGCCAGATGACCAGACAGGCCCGGCGCCTCTACGTGGGCAACATCCCCTTTGGCATAACTGAG GAGGCCATGATGGACTTCTTCAACGCCCAGATGCGCCTGGGGGGCCTGACTCAGGCCCCTGGCAATCCCGTCTTGGCTGTGCAGATTAACCAGGACAAGAACTTTGCCTTCTTGGAG tTCCGCTCAGTGGACGAGACCACCCAGGCCATGGCCTTTGATGGCATCATCTTCCAGGGCCAGTCGCTGAAGATCCGCAGGCCTCATGACTACCAGCCCCTGCCTGGCATGTCGGAGAACCCCTCCGTCTATGTGCCCG GAGTTGTGTCCACTGTGGTCCCAGACTCTGCCCACAAGCTGTTCATCGGGGGCTTACCCAACTACCTAAATGATGACCAG GTAAAAGAGCTGCTGACATCGTTCGGGCCTCTCAAGGCCTTCAACCTGGTCAAGGACAGTGCCACGGGGCTCTCCAAGGGCTACGCCTTCTGTGAGTACGTGGACATCAACGTCACAGATCAG GCCATTGCGGGGCTGAATGGGATGCAGCTGGGGGATAAGAAACTGCTCGTGCAGAGGGCGAGTGTGGGAGCCAAGAATGCTACGCTGGTGAGCCCCCCG AGCACCATCAACCAGACCCCTGTGACCCTGCAAGTGCCGGGCCTGATGAGCTCCCAGGTGCAGATGGGCGGCCACCCGACCGAGGTCTTGTGCCTCATGAACATGGTGCTGCCTGAGGAGCTGCTGGATGACGAGGAGTACGAGGAGATTGTGGAGGACGTGCGTGACGAGTGCAGCAAGTATGGGCTCGTGAAGTCCATCGAGATCCCCCGGCCCGTGGACGGCGTCGAGGTGCCTGGCTGTGGAAAG ATCTTCGTGGAGTTCACCTCTGTGTTTGACTGCCAGAAAGCCATGCAGGGCCTGACGGGTCGCAAGTTCGCCAACAGAGTGGTTGTCACAAAATACTGTGACCCCGACTCTTACCACCGCCGGGACTTCTGGTAG
- the U2AF2 gene encoding splicing factor U2AF 65 kDa subunit isoform X2 codes for MSDFDEFERQLNENKQERDKENRHRKRSHSRSRSRDRKRRSRSRDRRNRDQRSASRDRRRRSKPLTRGAKEEHGGLIRSPRHEKKKKVRKYWDVPPPGFEHITPMQYKAMQAAGQIPATALLPTMTPDGLAVTPTPVPVVGSQMTRQARRLYVGNIPFGITEEAMMDFFNAQMRLGGLTQAPGNPVLAVQINQDKNFAFLEFRSVDETTQAMAFDGIIFQGQSLKIRRPHDYQPLPGMSENPSVYVPGVVSTVVPDSAHKLFIGGLPNYLNDDQVKELLTSFGPLKAFNLVKDSATGLSKGYAFCEYVDINVTDQAIAGLNGMQLGDKKLLVQRASVGAKNATLSTINQTPVTLQVPGLMSSQVQMGGHPTEVLCLMNMVLPEELLDDEEYEEIVEDVRDECSKYGLVKSIEIPRPVDGVEVPGCGKIFVEFTSVFDCQKAMQGLTGRKFANRVVVTKYCDPDSYHRRDFW; via the exons ATGTCGGACTTCGACGAGTTCGAGCGGCAGCTCAACGAGAATAAGCAAG AGCGGGACAAGGAGAACCGGCACCGAAAGCGCAGCCACAGCCGCTCTCGAAGCCGAGACCGCAAGCGTCGGAGCCGGAGCCGGGACCGGCGAAACCGGGACCAGAGGAGCGCCTCTCGAGATAGGCGGCGAAGAAG CAAACCTTTGACCAGAGGCGCTAAAGAGGAGCACGGTGGACTGAT tcgTTCCCCTCGccatgagaagaagaagaaggtccGCAAATACTGGGATGTGCCCCCGCCCGGCTTCGAGCACATCACGCCCATGCAGTATAAGGCCATGCAAG CTGCGGGTCAGATTCCAGCCACCGCCCTTCTCCCCACCATGACCCCTGACGGTCTGGCTGTGACCCCGACACCGGTACCTGTGGTCGGGAGCCAGATGACCAGACAGGCCCGGCGCCTCTACGTGGGCAACATCCCCTTTGGCATAACTGAG GAGGCCATGATGGACTTCTTCAACGCCCAGATGCGCCTGGGGGGCCTGACTCAGGCCCCTGGCAATCCCGTCTTGGCTGTGCAGATTAACCAGGACAAGAACTTTGCCTTCTTGGAG tTCCGCTCAGTGGACGAGACCACCCAGGCCATGGCCTTTGATGGCATCATCTTCCAGGGCCAGTCGCTGAAGATCCGCAGGCCTCATGACTACCAGCCCCTGCCTGGCATGTCGGAGAACCCCTCCGTCTATGTGCCCG GAGTTGTGTCCACTGTGGTCCCAGACTCTGCCCACAAGCTGTTCATCGGGGGCTTACCCAACTACCTAAATGATGACCAG GTAAAAGAGCTGCTGACATCGTTCGGGCCTCTCAAGGCCTTCAACCTGGTCAAGGACAGTGCCACGGGGCTCTCCAAGGGCTACGCCTTCTGTGAGTACGTGGACATCAACGTCACAGATCAG GCCATTGCGGGGCTGAATGGGATGCAGCTGGGGGATAAGAAACTGCTCGTGCAGAGGGCGAGTGTGGGAGCCAAGAATGCTACGCTG AGCACCATCAACCAGACCCCTGTGACCCTGCAAGTGCCGGGCCTGATGAGCTCCCAGGTGCAGATGGGCGGCCACCCGACCGAGGTCTTGTGCCTCATGAACATGGTGCTGCCTGAGGAGCTGCTGGATGACGAGGAGTACGAGGAGATTGTGGAGGACGTGCGTGACGAGTGCAGCAAGTATGGGCTCGTGAAGTCCATCGAGATCCCCCGGCCCGTGGACGGCGTCGAGGTGCCTGGCTGTGGAAAG ATCTTCGTGGAGTTCACCTCTGTGTTTGACTGCCAGAAAGCCATGCAGGGCCTGACGGGTCGCAAGTTCGCCAACAGAGTGGTTGTCACAAAATACTGTGACCCCGACTCTTACCACCGCCGGGACTTCTGGTAG
- the EPN1 gene encoding epsin-1 isoform X1 — protein MSTSSLRRQMKNIVHNYSEAEIKVREATSNDPWGPSSSLMSEIADLTYNVVAFSEIMSMIWKRLNDHGKNWRHVYKAMTLMEYLIKTGSERVSQQCKENMYAVQTLKDFQYVDRDGKDQGVNVREKAKQLVALLRDEDRLREERAHALKTKEKLAQTATASSAAVGSGPPPEAEQAWPQSSGEEELQLQLALAMSKEEADQPPSCGPEDDVQLQLALSLSREEHDKEERIRRGDDLRLQMAIEESKRETGGQEESSLMDLADVFTAPAPPPASDPWGGPGPMAAAVPTAAPTSDPWGGPPVPPAADPWGGPAPTPASGDPWRPAAPSGPPVDPWGGTQAPAAGEGPTPDPWGSSDGGAPVGGPSASDPWAPAPAFSDPWGGSPAKPSTNGTGAVSGFDAEPDEFSDFDRLRTALPPSGSSTGELELLAGEVPARSPGAFDMSGVGGSLAEAVGSPPPAAAPTPTPPTRKTPESFLGPNAALVDLDSLVSRPGPTPPGAKASNPFLPSGAPATGPSITNPFQPAPPATLTLNQLRLSPVPPVPGAPPTYISPLGGGPGLPPMMPPGPPATNTNPFLL, from the exons ATGTCGACCTCATCGCTACGGCGCCAGATGAAGAACATCGTCCACAACTACTCAGAGGCTGAGATCAAGGTCCGAGAAGCCACAAGCAATGACCCCTGGGGCCCGTCCAGCTCCCTCATGTCGGAGATCGCCGACCTCACGTACAATGTTGTCGCCTTCTCGGAGATCATGAGCATGATCTGGAAGCGGCTCAATGACCACGGCAAGAACTGGCGACATGTCTACAAG GCCATGACACTGATGGAGTACCTCATCAAGACTGGCTCAGAGCGTGTGTCACAGCAGTGCAAGGAGAACATGTATGCTGTGCAGACACTGAAGGACTTCCAGTATGTGGACCGTGACGGCAAGGACCAGGGTGTGAATGTGCGCGAGAAGGCCAAACAGCTGGTGGCCCTGCTGCGTGATGAGGACCGGCTGCGGGAGGAGCGCGCCCACGCGCTCAAGACGAAGGAGAAGCTGGCGCAGACTGCCACGG CCTCCTCGGCAGCCGTGGGCTCGGGGCCCCCACCCGAGGCGGAGCAGGCGTGGCCACAGAGcagcggggaggaggagctgcagctgcagctggcCCTGGCCATGAGCAAGGAGGAGGCTGACCAG cccccgtCCTGCGGCCCTGAGGATGACGTCCAGCTCCAGCTGGCCCTTAGTTTGAGCCGTGAGGAACACGATAAG GAAGAGCGGATCCGGCGCGGGGACGACCTGAGGCTGCAGATGGCCatagaagagagcaagagggagaCAGGGGGCCAGGAGGAG TCGTCCCTCATGGATCTCGCTGACGTCTTCACGGCCCCAGCTCCTCCGCCAGCCTCAGACCCCTGGGGGGGCCCAGGGCCCATGGCGGCTGCTGTCCCCACGGCTGCCCCCACCTCAGACCCTTGGGGGGGACCTCCTGTCCCTCCGGCTGCTGATCCCTGGGGTGGCCCTGCTCCCACACCGGCCTCGGGGGACCCCTGGAGGCCTGCTGCCCCCTCAGGCCCCCCGGTTGACCCTTGGGGTGGGACCCAGGCCCCTGCAGCTGGAGAGGGGCCCACGCCCGACCCGTGGGGGAGCTCAGACG GTGGGGCCCCAGTTGGCGGACCCTCGGCTTCTGACCCCTGGGCCCCGGCCCCGGCCTTCTCGGACCCCTGGGGCGGGTCACCTGCCAAGCCCAGCACCAATGGCACCGGAG CAGTCTCGGGGTTTGATGCGGAGCCTGACGAGTTCTCTGACTTTGACCGACTGCGCACGGCCCTGCCGCCCTCTGGCAGCAGCACGG GGGAGCTGGAGCTGCTTGCTGGAGAGGTACCCGCCCGCAGCCCTGGGGCATTTGACATGAGTGGGGTCGGGGGCTCTCTGGCTGAGGCTGTGGGGAGCCCCCCACCTGCAGCCGCCCCAACGCCCACGCCGCCCACTCGGAAGACACCGGAGTCATTCCTGGGGCCCAACGCAGCGCTCGTTGACCTGGACTCCCTGGTGAGCCGGCCGGGCCCCACGCCGCCAGGAGCCAAGGCCTCCAACCCCTTCCTGCCGAGTG GAGCCCCAGCCACTGGCCCCTCCATCACCAACCCCTTCCAGCCCGCGCCCCCTGCGACGCTCACCCTGAACCAGCTCCGCCTCAGCCCTGTGCCCCCAGTCCCTGGAGCGCCACCGACATACATCTCTCCCCTTGGCGGGGGCCCCGGGCTGCCCCCCATGATGCCCCCAGGCCCCCCAGCCACCAACACTAATCCCTTCCTCCTATAA
- the CCDC106 gene encoding coiled-coil domain-containing protein 106 isoform X1, whose protein sequence is MNDRNGRRRTLKKDNEAFEISIPFDETPHLDPQIFYSLSPSRGNFEEPPEAASPPVALMNGVRAQLHMALERNSWLQKRIEDLEEERDFLRCQLDKFISSARMDAEDHCRVKPGPRRVEGDSRGGAGGEASDPESAASSLSGASEEGSNVERKRQKQKGGAGRRRFGKPKARERQRVKDADGVLCRYKKILGTFQKLKSMSRAFEHHRVDRNTVALTTPIAELLIVAPEKLAEVGEFDPSKERLLEYSRRCFLALDDETLKKVQALKKSKLLLPITYRFKR, encoded by the exons ATGAATGACCGAAACGGCCGGAGGAGGACAC TGAAGAAGGACAATGAGGCCTTCGAGATCTCCATCCCCTTCGACGAGACACCCCACCTAGACCCACAGATCTTTTACAGTCTGAGTCCTTCTCGGGGAAACTTCGAGG AGCCCCCGGAGGCCGCATCCCCACCAGTGGCCCTGATGAACGGCGTCAGGGCCCAGCTGCACATGGCCCTGGAGAGGAACTCGTGGCTGCAGAAGCGCATCGAggacctggaggaggagagggactTCTTGCGGTGTCAGCTGGACaagttcatctcctctgcccgcATGGATGCAG aGGACCACTGCCGAGTGAAGCCTGGGCCCCGGCGGGTTGAGGGGGACAGCCGGGGTGGGGCCGGGGGTGAGGCCTCGGACCCTGAGTCAGCCGCCTCCTCGCTCAGCGGAGCATCTGAAGAAGGCAGTAACgtggagaggaagaggcagaagcagAAGGGAGGTGCTGGCCGGAGGCGCTTCGGGAAGCCCAAGGCCCGGGAGAGGCAGCGGG TGAAGGACGCAGATGGTGTCCTCTGCCGTTATAAGAAGATCCTGGGCACCTTCCAGAAGCTGAAGAGCATGTCTCGGGCCTTTGAGCACCACCGCGTGGACCGCAACACAGTGGCGCTGACCACACCCATCGCCGAGCTGCTTATCGTGGCCCCAGAAAAGCTGGCGGAGGTGGGCGAGTTCGACCCCTCCAAGGAGCGTCTGCTCGAGTACTCGCGCCGCTGCTTCCTAGCCCTGGACGACGAGACCCTCAAGAAGGTGCAGGCCCTCAAGAAGAGCAAGCTGCTGCTTCCCATCACCTACCGCTTCAAGCGGTGA
- the EPN1 gene encoding epsin-1 isoform X2, whose protein sequence is MSTSSLRRQMKNIVHNYSEAEIKVREATSNDPWGPSSSLMSEIADLTYNVVAFSEIMSMIWKRLNDHGKNWRHVYKAMTLMEYLIKTGSERVSQQCKENMYAVQTLKDFQYVDRDGKDQGVNVREKAKQLVALLRDEDRLREERAHALKTKEKLAQTATASSAAVGSGPPPEAEQAWPQSSGEEELQLQLALAMSKEEADQEERIRRGDDLRLQMAIEESKRETGGQEESSLMDLADVFTAPAPPPASDPWGGPGPMAAAVPTAAPTSDPWGGPPVPPAADPWGGPAPTPASGDPWRPAAPSGPPVDPWGGTQAPAAGEGPTPDPWGSSDGGAPVGGPSASDPWAPAPAFSDPWGGSPAKPSTNGTGAVSGFDAEPDEFSDFDRLRTALPPSGSSTGELELLAGEVPARSPGAFDMSGVGGSLAEAVGSPPPAAAPTPTPPTRKTPESFLGPNAALVDLDSLVSRPGPTPPGAKASNPFLPSGAPATGPSITNPFQPAPPATLTLNQLRLSPVPPVPGAPPTYISPLGGGPGLPPMMPPGPPATNTNPFLL, encoded by the exons ATGTCGACCTCATCGCTACGGCGCCAGATGAAGAACATCGTCCACAACTACTCAGAGGCTGAGATCAAGGTCCGAGAAGCCACAAGCAATGACCCCTGGGGCCCGTCCAGCTCCCTCATGTCGGAGATCGCCGACCTCACGTACAATGTTGTCGCCTTCTCGGAGATCATGAGCATGATCTGGAAGCGGCTCAATGACCACGGCAAGAACTGGCGACATGTCTACAAG GCCATGACACTGATGGAGTACCTCATCAAGACTGGCTCAGAGCGTGTGTCACAGCAGTGCAAGGAGAACATGTATGCTGTGCAGACACTGAAGGACTTCCAGTATGTGGACCGTGACGGCAAGGACCAGGGTGTGAATGTGCGCGAGAAGGCCAAACAGCTGGTGGCCCTGCTGCGTGATGAGGACCGGCTGCGGGAGGAGCGCGCCCACGCGCTCAAGACGAAGGAGAAGCTGGCGCAGACTGCCACGG CCTCCTCGGCAGCCGTGGGCTCGGGGCCCCCACCCGAGGCGGAGCAGGCGTGGCCACAGAGcagcggggaggaggagctgcagctgcagctggcCCTGGCCATGAGCAAGGAGGAGGCTGACCAG GAAGAGCGGATCCGGCGCGGGGACGACCTGAGGCTGCAGATGGCCatagaagagagcaagagggagaCAGGGGGCCAGGAGGAG TCGTCCCTCATGGATCTCGCTGACGTCTTCACGGCCCCAGCTCCTCCGCCAGCCTCAGACCCCTGGGGGGGCCCAGGGCCCATGGCGGCTGCTGTCCCCACGGCTGCCCCCACCTCAGACCCTTGGGGGGGACCTCCTGTCCCTCCGGCTGCTGATCCCTGGGGTGGCCCTGCTCCCACACCGGCCTCGGGGGACCCCTGGAGGCCTGCTGCCCCCTCAGGCCCCCCGGTTGACCCTTGGGGTGGGACCCAGGCCCCTGCAGCTGGAGAGGGGCCCACGCCCGACCCGTGGGGGAGCTCAGACG GTGGGGCCCCAGTTGGCGGACCCTCGGCTTCTGACCCCTGGGCCCCGGCCCCGGCCTTCTCGGACCCCTGGGGCGGGTCACCTGCCAAGCCCAGCACCAATGGCACCGGAG CAGTCTCGGGGTTTGATGCGGAGCCTGACGAGTTCTCTGACTTTGACCGACTGCGCACGGCCCTGCCGCCCTCTGGCAGCAGCACGG GGGAGCTGGAGCTGCTTGCTGGAGAGGTACCCGCCCGCAGCCCTGGGGCATTTGACATGAGTGGGGTCGGGGGCTCTCTGGCTGAGGCTGTGGGGAGCCCCCCACCTGCAGCCGCCCCAACGCCCACGCCGCCCACTCGGAAGACACCGGAGTCATTCCTGGGGCCCAACGCAGCGCTCGTTGACCTGGACTCCCTGGTGAGCCGGCCGGGCCCCACGCCGCCAGGAGCCAAGGCCTCCAACCCCTTCCTGCCGAGTG GAGCCCCAGCCACTGGCCCCTCCATCACCAACCCCTTCCAGCCCGCGCCCCCTGCGACGCTCACCCTGAACCAGCTCCGCCTCAGCCCTGTGCCCCCAGTCCCTGGAGCGCCACCGACATACATCTCTCCCCTTGGCGGGGGCCCCGGGCTGCCCCCCATGATGCCCCCAGGCCCCCCAGCCACCAACACTAATCCCTTCCTCCTATAA